ACATGTTAAGACATGAAGTGTATCTAGATCGACAATATCGAGCGTACTATTATTTAAGTCAAGACATTGAAGAGGATCTGTATGGGGATGAACATGCTTTGTCCTGGAATGAGCTATTAGATGAATATCAACTTTACAGGGATCGTAAAGGGAATTTATCTATTAAACCCAAAGGATGGGATTAACATGACGATTATTGGAGAGCTAGGGATTGTTTACGGTGTGACCGGAGCTTCAGTTTTAGGAATTAAGTTACTAAAAGAAAGGTCTTTACCTTCCAGATTGGTTGCTACGTGCGGGTCTCAAATGCTTATTAATTGGGAGTGTTTGGTATGTGCTAATGGATATACTAGATGTGGTTCTGGTGCAAAAACTTCAGGACAATTGCAATAAATCTACAAATCTTGGACATACTGATACTACTAATCTAAAGAAGGTGTGTGATTGGTATGGAAAAGGAAAATGTATTCAAATGGAAGCATTATCAGCCTGATATTATTTTGTTAACGGTAAGATGGTACCTACGGTACAACCTCAGTTTTCGTGATTTAGTGGAAATGATGAAGGAACGGGGCTTATCCATTTCTCATACAACGATTATGCGTTGGGTTCATCAGTACGGTCCTGAATTGGACAAACGAATCCGACGTCACCTTAAACAAACAAGTGACTCCTGGAGAGTCGATGAAACATATATCAAAGTAAAGGTCAATGGATGTACCTGTATCGTGCTGTTGATTCGAAAATACAATCGATTTTACCTGAACAAAACAAGAGACCAGAAGGCTGCAAAGCGCTTTTTCAAGAAGGCCTTGCAGTCTTTTCATGTTTCAAAACCTCGTGTTATAACAGTCGATAAAAATCCAGCTTACCCTATAGCGATTGAACAGTTGAAAAGAAAAAGCATACCTGGTGGTATGCGACTTGAACAACAACAGTACTTGAATAACATGAGTAGAGCAAGATCATCGCTATAAAAAGTTCGTTCTATGCTAGGGTTCAAATGTTTTGACACAGCTACATCCATTCTTTCTTTCTGGGTAAAAGATCATTGATTATGATTAAAAGAA
The DNA window shown above is from Bacillus pseudomycoides and carries:
- a CDS encoding DDE-type integrase/transposase/recombinase; this translates as MEKENVFKWKHYQPDIILLTVRWYLRYNLSFRDLVEMMKERGLSISHTTIMRWVHQYGPELDKRIRRHLKQTSDSWRVDETYIKVKVNGCTCIVLLIRKYNRFYLNKTRDQKAAKRFFKKALQSFHVSKPRVITVDKNPAYPIAIEQLKRKSIPGGMRLEQQQYLNNMSRARSSL